The proteins below come from a single Streptomyces sp. M92 genomic window:
- a CDS encoding TIGR03618 family F420-dependent PPOX class oxidoreductase: protein MTATFDHAVRARLRAPNVWYVGTVFADGAPQVSPMWVDLEGEGELTFNTSVGRVKEENLRRDPRVYLSHADAADPFDRVQISGVVARFIEGQEAHDRMDRLARKYLGSERFEWTMPGERRVAVIVRPVKVRHIVGVERFRPGGPVPAP from the coding sequence ATGACCGCAACGTTCGACCATGCCGTCCGTGCCCGGCTGCGGGCTCCCAACGTCTGGTACGTCGGTACCGTGTTCGCCGACGGAGCGCCGCAGGTCAGCCCGATGTGGGTGGACCTGGAGGGAGAGGGTGAGCTGACGTTCAACACGTCGGTGGGCCGGGTGAAGGAGGAGAACCTGCGCCGCGACCCCCGCGTCTACCTCTCGCACGCGGACGCCGCCGATCCCTTCGACCGCGTACAGATCAGTGGGGTGGTGGCCCGTTTCATCGAGGGTCAGGAGGCACACGACCGGATGGACCGGCTGGCCCGCAAGTACCTGGGCAGCGAACGGTTCGAGTGGACCATGCCCGGGGAACGACGGGTCGCGGTGATCGTGCGTCCGGTCAAGGTCCGGCACATCGTCGGAGTGGAGCGGTTCCGGCCCGGCGGTCCCGTTCCCGCTCCCTGA
- a CDS encoding enoyl-CoA hydratase-related protein: MPALDRHGNVFVLDLGDGENRFHPEWLTAVGAALDEVEKAEGPRALVSAATGKFWSNGLDLDWLFAHADQHQDYVVSVHELFARMLSLPVVTVAALQGHTFAAGAMLSLAHDFRVMRADRGYWCLPEADINIPFTPGMAALVQSRLAPQTAHEAMLTARRYGGTDAAAVGIVDQAAGEDAVRSTAIEIAQAQVNKAGDTLGTIKARMYAPVLATLRDTTDPLG; this comes from the coding sequence ATGCCCGCGCTCGACCGCCACGGGAACGTCTTCGTCCTCGACCTCGGCGACGGGGAGAACCGCTTCCACCCTGAATGGCTCACCGCGGTCGGCGCCGCCCTCGACGAAGTGGAGAAGGCGGAAGGTCCCCGCGCCCTGGTCTCCGCCGCCACCGGAAAGTTCTGGTCCAACGGGCTCGACCTGGACTGGCTGTTCGCCCACGCCGACCAGCACCAGGACTACGTCGTCTCCGTCCATGAACTGTTCGCGCGGATGCTGTCCCTGCCGGTCGTCACGGTGGCCGCGCTGCAGGGGCACACCTTCGCCGCGGGCGCGATGCTCTCCCTCGCCCACGACTTCCGCGTGATGCGCGCCGACCGCGGCTACTGGTGCCTGCCCGAAGCGGACATCAACATCCCCTTCACCCCCGGCATGGCCGCGCTCGTCCAGTCCCGGCTGGCGCCGCAGACCGCCCACGAGGCCATGCTCACCGCCCGCCGCTACGGCGGCACCGACGCCGCCGCCGTCGGCATCGTCGACCAGGCGGCCGGTGAGGACGCCGTGCGTTCGACCGCGATCGAGATCGCCCAGGCGCAGGTGAACAAGGCCGGTGACACGCTCGGCACCATCAAGGCCCGCATGTACGCACCGGTGCTGGCCACCCTGCGCGACACCACCGATCCGCTCGGCTGA
- a CDS encoding STAS domain-containing protein gives MRDQGMARQQESVGWRVTNGWTVVEADGEIDIAFAPLVRAAVDGLLADGHRHFVLDLCGAPFLDSTGLGMIVAVTKHIQSRHGSLRIACADPGLLRVFSLGGLRPVYAFHDSVEQAAAQPPGADELADWPHVRRRRQR, from the coding sequence GTGCGTGATCAGGGCATGGCGAGGCAGCAGGAATCGGTCGGCTGGCGCGTGACGAACGGCTGGACGGTCGTCGAGGCCGACGGCGAGATCGACATCGCCTTCGCTCCCCTCGTCCGTGCCGCGGTGGACGGGCTCCTCGCCGACGGCCACCGCCACTTCGTACTGGACCTGTGCGGCGCACCCTTCCTGGACTCGACGGGGCTCGGCATGATCGTCGCCGTCACCAAGCACATCCAGAGCCGTCACGGCTCGCTGCGGATCGCGTGCGCCGACCCGGGTCTGCTGCGCGTCTTCTCGCTCGGTGGCCTGCGCCCCGTCTACGCGTTCCACGACTCCGTCGAGCAGGCCGCCGCCCAGCCCCCCGGCGCCGATGAGCTCGCCGACTGGCCGCACGTGCGACGCCGGCGCCAGCGGTGA
- a CDS encoding IclR family transcriptional regulator codes for MGGKDGPTLISSVQRAFRLMEAVGAHEGGVPAKQLARETGLALATTYHLLRTMVHDGYVRKLEDGTFVLGEKLDALHGGSRDQAALSRVRPTLTELRDGLSAAAYLTFYEEGEIRVAEIVDGPKAPRVDLWVGFEEAGHATALGKCVLRDLDGEARADYLSRHKLHDLTPRTITHRAELLRRLDLMSDGPAVTDIEEYSLGTACVAVPVRNGDTIGSLGISLGAGRTSSLEGAVETLVATAERVSTRLSLTI; via the coding sequence ATGGGCGGCAAGGACGGCCCGACACTCATCTCGTCGGTGCAGCGAGCCTTCCGGCTGATGGAGGCCGTGGGTGCGCACGAGGGCGGCGTACCGGCAAAACAGCTGGCACGTGAGACGGGGCTGGCGCTGGCCACCACCTATCACCTGTTGCGCACGATGGTGCACGACGGCTACGTGCGCAAACTCGAGGACGGCACGTTCGTCCTCGGGGAGAAGCTGGACGCGCTGCACGGAGGGAGCCGTGATCAGGCGGCGCTCAGCAGGGTCCGTCCGACACTCACGGAGCTCAGGGACGGCCTGTCGGCCGCGGCCTATCTGACCTTCTACGAGGAAGGCGAGATCAGGGTCGCGGAGATCGTGGACGGGCCGAAGGCGCCCCGCGTCGATCTCTGGGTCGGCTTCGAGGAGGCGGGGCACGCCACGGCCCTCGGCAAGTGCGTGCTGCGCGACCTCGACGGTGAGGCCCGCGCCGACTACCTCTCCCGCCACAAGCTCCACGATCTCACTCCGCGCACCATCACTCACCGCGCTGAACTGCTACGACGCCTCGACCTCATGTCCGACGGCCCCGCGGTCACCGACATCGAGGAGTACTCCCTCGGCACCGCGTGCGTCGCGGTCCCCGTGCGGAACGGCGACACCATCGGTTCGCTCGGGATCTCGCTGGGCGCCGGCCGCACCTCCAGCTTGGAAGGCGCGGTGGAGACGCTGGTGGCCACCGCGGAGCGAGTGTCCACAAGGCTCTCGCTCACCATCTGA